A single region of the Arthrobacter sp. zg-Y20 genome encodes:
- a CDS encoding DUF58 domain-containing protein: MAPSSLTGFFTPRGWGLLAAGAVALLGAAALGREDLLALAVLLICLPLLAAATLRLVKPGFQVDRSFAPPLVETGTAATVTLSIRGRPASVSLIREGLPLRFGASPVFRFPPEGGAETGTGSYRYRLRSGRRGLYSIGPVTAEFLDPFGLAKTVHTLGGTNQLAVAPAPRDLPPAPIVGPAGTDGSSPSRRRGTPSEDDVTTREYRYGDPMRRVHWAATARHGELMVRQEEPVTAPTASILLDQRRPAYGSPGAFGVDDGGLLTSEAFEWAVSAVISSAVFLAESGYAVRFTDELFRPGLSRSPSAVDADERLFHGADGLQDLAEGLAALGLADPAQVAGGPAPAAPFGDLLLDGLSAGRSPGPLLVVAGRISATEAAALAPAARYSAQPMVLMVSDRPAEQRQAQRILHEAGWSTVAVGPGTPVPAAWSLLHAGNTPEPSPAAARSAARPVRSAPSTGVGRGSE; the protein is encoded by the coding sequence ATGGCACCCTCCTCCCTTACGGGGTTTTTCACGCCGCGCGGCTGGGGCCTGCTCGCGGCCGGAGCCGTGGCGCTGTTGGGGGCTGCTGCCCTGGGGCGCGAGGACTTGCTGGCCCTCGCTGTTCTCCTGATCTGCCTGCCTCTCCTCGCTGCTGCCACGCTCCGCCTGGTCAAACCGGGCTTCCAGGTTGACCGGTCCTTTGCCCCGCCGCTGGTGGAAACCGGTACGGCAGCCACCGTGACCCTGTCCATTCGGGGCCGGCCGGCATCGGTGTCACTGATACGGGAGGGACTCCCGCTGCGTTTCGGTGCCAGTCCGGTGTTCCGCTTTCCCCCCGAGGGCGGGGCCGAAACCGGAACCGGAAGTTACCGGTACCGTCTGCGCTCGGGCCGGCGGGGCTTGTACTCGATCGGCCCGGTGACCGCTGAATTCCTCGACCCCTTCGGCCTGGCCAAGACGGTCCACACCCTGGGCGGAACGAATCAGCTCGCTGTTGCCCCCGCACCCCGGGACCTTCCCCCTGCGCCGATCGTAGGGCCCGCGGGAACGGACGGGTCTTCCCCCAGCAGGCGCCGCGGCACCCCCAGCGAGGATGACGTGACCACCCGGGAATACCGGTACGGAGACCCTATGCGCCGCGTGCATTGGGCGGCAACGGCACGGCACGGCGAACTGATGGTCCGTCAGGAAGAACCCGTCACTGCACCCACTGCTTCCATCCTCCTTGACCAGCGCCGTCCCGCCTACGGGTCCCCTGGTGCCTTTGGCGTGGACGACGGCGGGCTGCTGACCTCCGAAGCCTTTGAGTGGGCCGTCTCTGCCGTGATCTCCAGCGCCGTATTTTTAGCCGAGTCCGGATACGCCGTGCGCTTCACCGACGAGCTGTTCCGGCCCGGGCTGTCCCGCTCGCCGTCGGCCGTTGACGCCGACGAGCGCCTGTTCCACGGCGCCGACGGTCTGCAGGACCTCGCCGAAGGCCTGGCCGCGCTGGGCCTGGCCGATCCGGCCCAGGTTGCCGGCGGCCCCGCACCGGCCGCCCCGTTCGGGGACCTGCTGCTCGACGGCCTGTCTGCTGGCCGTTCTCCGGGCCCGCTGCTGGTGGTGGCCGGGAGGATCAGCGCCACCGAGGCAGCAGCCCTCGCGCCTGCAGCCCGGTATTCGGCGCAGCCCATGGTGCTGATGGTCAGTGACCGGCCGGCAGAACAGCGTCAGGCGCAACGGATCCTGCACGAGGCCGGCTGGAGCACGGTTGCCGTGGGCCCGGGTACCCCGGTCCCGGCCGCCTGGTCGCTCCTGCACGCCGGCAACACTCCGGAGCCTTCTCCGGCTGCGGCTCGGAGCGCTGCCCGTCCCGTTCGTTCCGCCCCGTCCACCGGTGTCGGAAGGGGTTCCGAATGA
- a CDS encoding MoxR family ATPase, translating to MDAPIPSAAASLNAFPSGPPASGQGTATALHSEPYTPDSFRSAADGILAAIGTVIDGKEEAARLVLTVMLAQGHVLLEDVPGVGKTMLAKTLARTIDCTVSRIQFTPDLLPSDVTGVSIYNQDSHRFEFRQGPVFANVVIADEINRASAKTQSALLECMEERQVSVDGGTHRLSAPFMVVATQNPIEMEGTYPLPEAQRDRFMARISLGYPDARSEADMLENHQSGSPLESITPVVGMREASAMIARVQDIYVSTAVKDYTVALGRATRGHPDLRLGASPRSLLQLLRAAKAFAALEGRDFVLPDDVASLADPVLAHRLLLNRKASGAGESASSVIASVVASVPVPRTAAGAERSRR from the coding sequence ATGGACGCTCCAATCCCGTCTGCCGCTGCGTCCCTTAACGCCTTCCCCTCCGGCCCGCCGGCATCCGGGCAGGGAACGGCTACTGCCCTTCATTCCGAGCCCTACACCCCCGATTCCTTCCGCTCAGCGGCGGACGGGATCCTGGCTGCCATCGGAACGGTGATCGATGGCAAGGAGGAAGCGGCCCGGCTTGTCCTGACCGTCATGCTGGCCCAAGGGCATGTGTTGCTGGAAGACGTTCCCGGCGTCGGGAAGACAATGCTCGCCAAGACGCTCGCCCGCACCATCGACTGCACCGTCAGCCGTATCCAGTTCACACCGGACCTGCTGCCCTCGGACGTTACCGGGGTGTCTATCTACAACCAGGACAGCCACCGGTTCGAGTTCCGGCAGGGACCGGTGTTCGCCAATGTCGTGATTGCGGACGAGATCAACCGGGCTTCCGCCAAAACCCAGTCCGCCCTCCTCGAATGCATGGAGGAGCGTCAGGTCAGCGTGGACGGCGGCACGCACCGGCTCTCGGCTCCCTTTATGGTGGTGGCCACCCAGAACCCCATTGAGATGGAGGGGACCTATCCCCTGCCCGAAGCGCAGCGGGACCGGTTCATGGCACGGATTTCACTGGGTTATCCGGATGCCCGGTCCGAAGCGGACATGCTGGAGAACCACCAGTCCGGCTCACCGCTGGAGAGCATTACCCCAGTGGTCGGCATGCGGGAAGCCTCTGCCATGATCGCCCGGGTGCAGGACATCTATGTTTCAACGGCGGTCAAGGACTACACGGTGGCGCTGGGCCGGGCCACCCGCGGACATCCGGACCTCCGGCTGGGTGCCAGCCCGCGGTCGCTGCTCCAGCTCCTGCGCGCAGCCAAGGCCTTCGCCGCATTGGAGGGCAGGGATTTTGTGCTCCCGGACGACGTCGCCTCGCTGGCCGATCCCGTCCTGGCCCACCGGCTCCTGCTCAACCGCAAGGCCTCCGGCGCCGGGGAGAGTGCTTCCAGCGTCATAGCTTCGGTAGTTGCCTCGGTCCCGGTGCCCCGCACGGCCGCCGGCGCGGAGCGTTCCCGCCGCTGA